A genomic stretch from Streptomyces sp. QL37 includes:
- a CDS encoding ABC transporter permease encodes MNFWEYLGTRHQQLLTDAFQHVSAVFQCMVIATVLGVLIGVVSYRSGWGGALAITSTSAILTIPSLAAIGLLIPLVGLGVPPTVIILTLYGLLPIVRNCIVGLRGVDPSLVDAAKGIGMSRTRRLFKVELPLAWPPILTGIRVATQMLMGIAAIAAYASGPGLGNEIFRGLASLGSANAINQVLAGTIGIVILALLFDAAYVLLGRLTIPRGIRA; translated from the coding sequence GTGAACTTCTGGGAGTATTTGGGCACTAGGCACCAGCAGTTGCTCACGGACGCGTTCCAGCACGTCAGCGCCGTCTTCCAGTGCATGGTCATCGCCACAGTCCTCGGCGTCCTGATCGGTGTCGTCAGTTACCGCAGCGGCTGGGGCGGTGCCCTGGCCATCACCTCCACCTCGGCGATCCTGACCATCCCGTCACTCGCGGCGATCGGCCTGCTGATCCCGCTGGTCGGCCTCGGGGTCCCGCCCACCGTGATCATCCTGACCCTGTACGGGCTGCTGCCCATCGTCCGCAACTGCATCGTCGGGCTGCGCGGGGTCGACCCCTCCCTCGTCGACGCGGCGAAGGGCATCGGGATGTCCCGCACGAGGCGGCTGTTCAAGGTGGAGCTGCCGCTGGCGTGGCCGCCCATCCTCACCGGCATCCGGGTCGCCACCCAGATGCTGATGGGCATCGCCGCCATCGCCGCGTACGCCTCGGGTCCCGGTCTCGGCAACGAGATCTTCCGCGGACTCGCCTCACTCGGAAGCGCCAACGCCATCAATCAGGTCCTCGCCGGCACGATCGGCATCGTCATTCTCGCCCTGCTCTTCGACGCCGCGTACGTACTGCTCGGGCGGCTCACCATCCCTAGGGGGATCCGTGCCTGA
- a CDS encoding MFS transporter, with protein sequence MDGGRQARDRTPLAAVLAANSISTAGTSLTLIGVPWFVLETTGSAGRAGVVAFCATLPIVVAALIGGPVIDRIGRRRVSVASDTVCGAAIATIPLLHYAGALHFWMLCALMALNGLAHTPGNTARYVLVPDLAEHAGTTLARAASLFDAVSRGARMVGAALAGVLIAFAGAETVLLLDAATFALSALLVAAGVRGIRAAEPSRTAAPVSLRTYRAELREGYAYLLGNRLLLAVVVMVMFMNGTDQGWNAVLLPVHAEGELGGATDLGLLTALFGAGGLTGALLYGAVGHRFSRRTVFTVCVVLCGAPRFAVAALTETTLPLAVTMALGGIAGGMLNPILTTLTYERVPEELRSRVSGALTAGCELAMPVGGLAAGLLVEGMGATGALLAMGGVYFLATLSPLVFPAWRTMEGPEPQVSSPEPCPPGPAPVARTPRSPAS encoded by the coding sequence GTGGACGGGGGGAGACAGGCGCGGGACCGCACGCCGCTCGCCGCGGTGCTGGCGGCCAACTCGATATCCACGGCGGGCACTTCACTCACCCTGATCGGCGTGCCGTGGTTCGTCCTGGAGACCACGGGGAGCGCCGGCCGGGCCGGGGTCGTCGCCTTCTGCGCGACCCTGCCGATCGTCGTCGCCGCCCTGATCGGCGGCCCCGTCATCGACCGGATCGGCCGGCGCCGGGTCTCCGTGGCCTCCGACACGGTCTGCGGCGCCGCCATCGCCACGATTCCGCTGCTGCACTACGCGGGCGCGCTCCACTTCTGGATGCTGTGCGCGCTGATGGCGCTGAACGGGCTGGCCCACACGCCCGGGAACACCGCGCGCTACGTCCTGGTCCCCGACCTCGCCGAGCACGCGGGGACCACGCTCGCCCGCGCCGCAAGCCTCTTCGACGCGGTGTCGCGCGGCGCCCGCATGGTCGGTGCGGCGCTGGCGGGCGTGCTGATCGCCTTCGCCGGCGCCGAGACCGTGCTCCTGCTGGACGCCGCCACGTTCGCGCTGTCCGCCCTGCTGGTCGCGGCGGGCGTGCGGGGCATCCGCGCGGCCGAGCCGAGCAGAACCGCCGCCCCTGTGTCGCTGCGCACCTACCGCGCCGAGCTGCGGGAGGGCTACGCCTATCTGCTGGGCAACCGGCTGCTGCTCGCCGTCGTCGTCATGGTGATGTTCATGAACGGCACCGACCAGGGCTGGAACGCCGTCCTGCTCCCCGTGCACGCCGAGGGCGAGCTGGGCGGGGCGACCGATCTGGGGCTGCTCACGGCGCTGTTCGGGGCGGGCGGACTGACCGGCGCCCTGCTCTACGGGGCGGTGGGGCACCGCTTCTCGCGGCGGACGGTGTTCACGGTGTGCGTGGTGCTGTGCGGCGCCCCGAGATTCGCGGTCGCCGCGCTGACCGAAACCACTCTGCCGCTCGCGGTCACGATGGCGCTGGGCGGGATCGCGGGCGGCATGCTCAACCCGATCCTGACGACGTTGACGTACGAACGCGTCCCCGAGGAGCTGCGCAGCCGGGTCTCGGGGGCCCTCACCGCGGGCTGTGAGCTCGCCATGCCGGTGGGCGGGCTGGCGGCGGGACTGCTGGTCGAGGGGATGGGTGCGACGGGGGCGCTGCTGGCGATGGGCGGGGTCTACTTCCTGGCGACGCTGAGCCCGCTCGTCTTCCCCGCGTGGCGCACCATGGAGGGTCCTGAGCCGCAGGTCAGCAGCCCGGAACCTTGCCCCCCTGGTCCAGCGCCCGTAGCGAGGACACCGCGCTCTCCAGCGTCGTGA
- a CDS encoding ABC transporter permease, with product MTPSRQASPKDARPPGEHDVQGHAFRDEEAEPSPPPSGPARRITWKKLVLVPAVLAVVLVATYLWITNVDLDSVAENSLAGDTVQLRWWQHVKLTAISTFWVLIIAIPIGIALTRRGLKKAAPWVTALANIGQATPAIGLLALLVIWLGIGPSTAIIGMVIYAVLPVLSNTVAGLNAIEPTLVEASRGIGMSAMGTLTRVELPLAVPLILAGVRTALVLNVGTATLATFGGGGGLGDLITSGIQTQRMPVLVLGSVLTVVLALLVDWLASLVELWLTPRGLEEA from the coding sequence ATGACCCCCAGCCGTCAAGCATCCCCGAAGGACGCGCGGCCGCCCGGCGAGCACGATGTCCAGGGCCATGCCTTCCGTGACGAGGAGGCGGAGCCCAGCCCGCCGCCCTCGGGTCCGGCACGCCGGATCACCTGGAAGAAGCTCGTGCTCGTGCCGGCCGTCCTCGCGGTCGTCCTGGTCGCGACCTATCTGTGGATCACCAACGTCGACCTCGACTCCGTCGCGGAGAACTCCCTGGCCGGCGACACCGTGCAGCTGCGCTGGTGGCAGCACGTCAAGCTGACCGCGATCTCCACCTTCTGGGTGCTGATCATCGCCATCCCGATCGGCATCGCGCTGACCCGTCGCGGCCTGAAGAAGGCCGCACCCTGGGTCACCGCGCTGGCCAACATCGGTCAGGCGACGCCCGCGATCGGGCTGCTGGCACTGCTGGTGATCTGGCTGGGCATCGGCCCGTCGACGGCGATCATCGGAATGGTGATCTACGCCGTGCTGCCGGTGCTCTCCAACACGGTGGCGGGACTGAACGCGATCGAGCCGACGCTCGTGGAGGCCTCCCGGGGGATCGGGATGTCGGCGATGGGCACGCTCACCCGGGTCGAACTGCCGCTCGCCGTCCCCCTGATCCTGGCGGGCGTACGCACCGCCCTGGTGCTCAACGTGGGCACGGCGACCCTGGCGACCTTCGGGGGCGGCGGCGGGCTGGGCGACCTGATCACGTCGGGCATCCAGACGCAGCGCATGCCCGTGCTGGTGCTCGGTTCCGTACTGACGGTGGTGCTGGCACTGCTGGTGGACTGGCTGGCGTCGCTGGTCGAACTGTGGCTGACGCCGCGCGGACTGGAGGAAGCATGA
- a CDS encoding helix-turn-helix domain-containing protein has translation MAPNEPERRPTPYADDPKIHHVDTRTLRGLAHPLRIRLLNTLREFGPATASGLAERLGESSGATSYHLRQLASYGFVEDDPERGKGRERWWKAVHAGTTFNTSTFLEHPDPEVRGAVGVVLHEVATTHAQELNTWLGTMHEWPEEWRQTFDLSDFKLRLTPELSLELAERIQELVNSYRGRVPDDAEGSAVVRTHLHMFPRPTD, from the coding sequence ATGGCACCGAACGAGCCGGAGCGCCGGCCTACGCCGTACGCCGATGACCCGAAGATCCACCACGTCGACACCCGCACCCTGCGCGGCCTCGCCCACCCGCTGCGCATCCGGCTGCTGAACACCCTCCGGGAGTTCGGACCCGCCACCGCCTCCGGACTCGCCGAGCGACTCGGCGAGTCCAGCGGGGCCACCAGCTACCACCTGCGGCAGCTCGCGTCGTACGGCTTCGTCGAGGACGATCCGGAGCGCGGCAAGGGGCGCGAGCGGTGGTGGAAGGCCGTCCACGCGGGCACCACCTTCAACACCAGCACCTTTCTGGAGCACCCCGACCCCGAGGTGCGCGGCGCCGTCGGAGTCGTGCTCCACGAGGTCGCCACCACGCACGCCCAGGAGCTCAACACCTGGCTGGGGACGATGCACGAGTGGCCCGAGGAGTGGCGCCAGACCTTCGACCTCAGTGACTTCAAGCTGCGCCTCACCCCTGAACTCTCCCTGGAACTGGCGGAGAGGATTCAGGAGCTGGTGAACAGCTACCGGGGCCGCGTCCCCGATGACGCCGAGGGGTCGGCCGTCGTCCGCACCCATCTGCACATGTTCCCGCGCCCCACCGACTGA
- a CDS encoding Fic family protein, whose protein sequence is MQYLTLPELLNLAERLGAAEVRDYGLLDSALARPQASVFGQDAYPEVWQKAAALMESLARNHALVDGNKRIAWYATWVFLHMNGHPLDAGFDVDEAERFVLDVCQGALDMAKIAEQLPGFAR, encoded by the coding sequence ATGCAATACCTGACACTGCCCGAGCTGCTGAACCTTGCGGAACGGCTGGGGGCTGCCGAGGTACGTGACTACGGGCTGCTCGACTCGGCTCTGGCGCGCCCGCAGGCGAGCGTCTTCGGTCAGGACGCGTATCCGGAGGTGTGGCAGAAGGCTGCGGCGCTCATGGAGTCCCTGGCGCGCAACCACGCGCTGGTCGATGGCAACAAGCGCATCGCCTGGTACGCGACATGGGTTTTCCTGCACATGAACGGGCATCCGCTTGACGCGGGCTTCGACGTGGACGAGGCCGAGCGGTTCGTGCTGGATGTGTGTCAAGGGGCGCTGGACATGGCCAAGATCGCGGAGCAGCTGCCCGGGTTCGCCAGGTAG
- a CDS encoding helix-turn-helix domain-containing protein — MTAETSQTLDRGLRVLKLLADTDHGLTVTELSNKLGVNRTVVYRLLATLEQHALVRRDLGGRARVGLGVLRLGRQVHPLVREAALPALRSLAEDIGATAHLTLVDGSDALAVAVVEPTWTDYHVAYRAGFRHALDRGAAGRAILTARQKTVDHPGYTLTQGELEAGACGAAAPLVGVSGVEGSVGVVMLADAVPERVGPRVLDAAREVADALR, encoded by the coding sequence GTGACCGCGGAGACTTCTCAGACGCTCGACCGGGGACTGCGTGTCCTCAAACTGCTCGCCGACACCGATCACGGCCTGACCGTCACCGAGTTGTCGAACAAACTCGGTGTCAACCGCACCGTGGTCTACCGACTGCTCGCCACCCTGGAACAGCACGCGCTCGTCCGGCGTGATCTGGGCGGCCGGGCCCGAGTGGGTCTGGGCGTGCTGCGCCTGGGCCGTCAGGTGCACCCGCTCGTCAGGGAGGCGGCACTGCCCGCGCTGCGCTCCCTGGCCGAGGACATAGGGGCCACCGCCCACCTCACGCTCGTCGACGGGTCGGACGCGCTCGCGGTCGCCGTGGTCGAGCCGACCTGGACCGACTACCACGTGGCCTACCGGGCCGGCTTCCGTCACGCCCTGGACAGGGGCGCCGCAGGCCGGGCGATCCTCACCGCCCGGCAGAAGACCGTCGACCACCCGGGCTACACCCTCACCCAGGGCGAGCTCGAAGCCGGTGCCTGCGGGGCGGCGGCGCCGCTGGTCGGGGTCTCGGGCGTGGAGGGCAGCGTGGGTGTGGTGATGCTCGCGGACGCCGTACCGGAACGCGTCGGGCCGAGGGTCCTCGACGCGGCCCGTGAGGTGGCCGACGCGCTGCGTTAG
- a CDS encoding betaine/proline/choline family ABC transporter ATP-binding protein — protein sequence MPETATGSTESAPPRPATSGATIQLENLSKSYPGSPNPAVDNVSMDIKAGETVILVGPSGCGKSTTLKMINRLIEPTSGRIRINDEDVTDMDPVKLRRKIGYAIQSSGLFPHMTVAENIALVPRMTGWSKSGVKDRVEEMLDLVGLDPREFHGRYPRQLSGGQQQRVGVARALAADPPVLLMDEPFGAVDPITRDHLQDELIRLQHELHKTIVFVTHDFDEAIKLGDRIAVLRERSHIAQFDTPEAILTNPTDDFVSGFVGAGAALKRLNLTRVRDVGIADFPTVTVEDPLQSIFNKLRDGQHNELLMLDRRNRPYKWLRRGDLMRAKGSLARAGQLVHDTVTRDATLHDALEAVLTDSGGRVAVTGRRGEFIGVVDMHTLLNSVQELLEADRLAAMEHRHDLEESRSHQTEQELEGGGSGL from the coding sequence GTGCCTGAGACCGCCACCGGGTCGACGGAGTCGGCCCCGCCCCGCCCGGCCACCTCGGGCGCGACGATCCAGCTGGAGAACCTCTCCAAGTCCTACCCCGGGAGCCCCAATCCCGCCGTGGACAACGTGTCCATGGACATCAAGGCCGGTGAGACGGTGATTCTCGTGGGCCCCTCGGGCTGCGGGAAGTCCACCACGCTGAAGATGATCAACCGCCTGATCGAGCCGACGTCCGGGCGGATCAGGATCAACGACGAGGACGTCACCGACATGGACCCGGTGAAGCTGCGCCGCAAGATCGGCTACGCCATCCAGTCCTCCGGTCTCTTCCCGCACATGACGGTCGCGGAGAACATCGCCCTGGTGCCGAGGATGACGGGCTGGTCGAAGTCCGGGGTGAAGGACCGGGTCGAGGAGATGCTCGACCTGGTCGGTCTCGACCCCCGTGAGTTCCACGGGCGGTACCCGCGCCAGCTCTCCGGCGGCCAGCAGCAGCGTGTGGGCGTGGCGCGGGCACTGGCCGCGGACCCGCCGGTGCTGCTGATGGACGAGCCGTTCGGGGCGGTCGACCCGATCACCCGCGATCACCTCCAGGACGAGCTGATCCGGCTCCAGCACGAGCTGCACAAGACGATCGTCTTCGTCACCCACGACTTCGACGAGGCCATCAAGCTGGGCGACCGGATCGCGGTGCTGCGGGAGCGGTCGCACATCGCGCAGTTCGACACCCCCGAGGCCATCCTGACCAACCCGACGGACGACTTCGTCTCGGGGTTCGTGGGGGCGGGCGCGGCCCTGAAGCGGCTCAACCTCACCCGCGTACGGGACGTGGGGATCGCCGACTTCCCCACGGTGACCGTCGAGGACCCGCTCCAGTCGATCTTCAACAAGCTTCGCGACGGCCAGCACAACGAGCTGCTGATGCTGGACCGCCGCAACCGTCCGTACAAGTGGCTGCGGCGCGGCGACCTGATGCGGGCCAAGGGCTCGCTCGCCAGGGCCGGTCAGCTGGTGCACGACACGGTGACCCGGGACGCGACGCTGCACGACGCGCTGGAGGCGGTGCTGACCGACAGCGGCGGGCGGGTCGCGGTGACGGGACGGCGCGGTGAGTTCATCGGCGTCGTCGACATGCACACGCTGCTGAACTCCGTGCAGGAACTCCTGGAGGCCGACCGGCTCGCCGCGATGGAGCACCGGCACGACCTGGAGGAGTCCCGGTCCCACCAGACGGAACAGGAGCTCGAGGGCGGTGGCAGCGGGCTATGA
- a CDS encoding glycine betaine ABC transporter substrate-binding protein, protein MRVRTGLASAAALALLLTGCGLKSGSPLVDEVEPGSVGQGQPLKGASLTVTSKNFSENIILGHIMGLLFKAAGAEVLDRTNLPGSISAREAVVKGEADALYDYTGTAWITYLGHAEPVVDPQKQYEVVRDEDKGNGVTWLPPSTLDNTYALAISKKNNAKYKLKTLSDVAALAKKDPKAVTICVENEFASRDDGLPGMQKKYGMKLPAASIQKMDAGIIYTQVSESNSCLLGEVYTTDGRIKAMNLDVMEDDKQFFPNYNAAPAIHTATLKKYPEIAEILAPVTEKLTTPLAQELNSKVDVDGEDPHEVAKDWLVKEGFIKEG, encoded by the coding sequence ATGAGGGTACGTACGGGCCTGGCATCGGCGGCCGCGCTCGCCCTCCTGCTCACGGGGTGCGGGCTGAAGAGCGGATCGCCGCTGGTGGACGAGGTGGAACCGGGATCGGTCGGCCAGGGGCAGCCCCTCAAGGGCGCGTCGCTGACGGTGACCTCGAAGAACTTCAGCGAGAACATCATCCTCGGACACATCATGGGCCTGCTCTTCAAGGCGGCCGGCGCCGAGGTCCTGGACCGGACGAACCTGCCGGGGTCGATCAGCGCGCGCGAGGCGGTCGTCAAGGGTGAGGCCGACGCCCTGTACGACTACACGGGCACGGCGTGGATCACCTATCTGGGCCATGCGGAGCCGGTCGTCGACCCGCAGAAGCAGTACGAGGTGGTGCGCGACGAGGACAAGGGCAACGGGGTGACCTGGCTCCCGCCGTCCACGCTCGACAACACCTACGCGCTGGCCATCAGCAAGAAGAACAACGCCAAGTACAAGCTGAAGACGCTCTCGGACGTGGCGGCGCTGGCCAAGAAGGACCCGAAGGCCGTGACGATCTGTGTGGAGAACGAGTTCGCCTCGCGCGACGACGGACTCCCCGGCATGCAGAAGAAGTACGGGATGAAGCTGCCGGCCGCGAGCATCCAGAAGATGGACGCCGGGATCATCTACACGCAGGTGTCGGAGTCCAACTCCTGCCTGCTCGGCGAGGTGTACACCACCGACGGGCGCATCAAGGCGATGAACCTGGACGTCATGGAGGACGACAAGCAGTTCTTCCCCAACTACAACGCCGCTCCCGCCATCCACACGGCGACCCTGAAGAAGTACCCGGAGATCGCCGAGATCCTGGCACCGGTCACCGAGAAGCTGACGACGCCGCTCGCGCAGGAGCTGAATTCGAAGGTGGACGTGGACGGGGAGGACCCGCACGAGGTCGCGAAGGACTGGCTGGTGAAGGAAGGATTCATCAAGGAGGGCTGA
- a CDS encoding DEAD/DEAH box helicase: MTTTASHHLSPAFPGRAPWGTAGKLRAWQQGAMEKYIQEQPRDFLAVATPGAGKTTFALTLASWLLHHHVVQQITVVAPTEHLKKQWAEAAARIGIKLDPDYSAGPVSKEYHGVAITYAGVGVRPMLHRNRCEQRKTLVILDEIHHAGDSKSWGEACQEAFDPATRRLALTGTPFRSDTNPIPFVAYEEGNDGIRRSSADYTYGYGNALADGVVRPVIFLSYSGNMRWRTKAGDEIAARLGEPMTKDAIGQAWRTALAPTGEWIPNVLSAADKRLTEVRKGIPDAGGLVIATDQESARAYAKILKKVTGESPAVVLSDEKAASKKIDKFSQDESRWMVAVRMVSEGVDVPRLAVGVYATTISTPLFFAQAVGRFVRSRRRGETASVFVPTIPMLLDFANEMEVERDHVLDKPKKGSDEENPFAEEDQLLADAEKLEDEETEEQLPFEALESDAVFDRVLYDGAEFGMQAHPGSEEEQDYLGIPGLLEPDQVQLLLQKRQTRQIAHSRQKPAEEADLLEKAAENRPVVTHKKLLELRKQLNTMVSAYTHQSGKPHGVIHTELRRVCGGPPSAEATAGQIQDRIKKVQEWATRMR; the protein is encoded by the coding sequence GTGACTACTACCGCCTCCCACCACCTCTCACCCGCCTTTCCCGGCCGCGCCCCCTGGGGGACGGCCGGGAAGCTGCGCGCCTGGCAGCAGGGTGCCATGGAGAAGTACATCCAGGAGCAGCCGCGCGACTTCCTCGCGGTCGCGACGCCCGGCGCCGGGAAGACCACCTTCGCGCTGACCCTCGCCTCATGGCTGCTGCACCACCACGTGGTGCAGCAGATCACCGTCGTGGCGCCCACCGAGCACCTCAAGAAGCAGTGGGCGGAGGCCGCGGCCCGCATAGGCATCAAGCTCGACCCGGACTACAGCGCCGGCCCTGTGAGCAAGGAGTACCACGGGGTCGCGATCACGTACGCCGGTGTCGGCGTGCGCCCCATGCTGCACCGCAACCGGTGCGAGCAGCGCAAGACGCTCGTGATCCTCGACGAGATCCACCACGCCGGTGACTCGAAGTCCTGGGGTGAGGCCTGCCAGGAGGCGTTCGACCCGGCGACGCGGCGGCTCGCGCTCACCGGTACGCCCTTCAGGTCCGACACGAACCCGATCCCCTTCGTCGCGTACGAGGAGGGCAACGACGGCATCCGCCGCTCCTCGGCCGACTACACCTACGGCTACGGCAACGCCCTCGCCGACGGGGTCGTCCGGCCCGTGATCTTCCTCAGCTACAGCGGCAACATGCGCTGGCGCACGAAGGCCGGGGACGAGATCGCCGCGAGGCTCGGCGAGCCGATGACCAAGGACGCCATCGGGCAGGCCTGGCGCACCGCGCTCGCGCCCACCGGCGAGTGGATCCCCAACGTGCTGTCCGCCGCCGACAAGCGGCTCACCGAGGTGCGCAAGGGCATCCCGGACGCGGGCGGGCTGGTCATCGCGACGGACCAGGAGTCGGCGCGCGCGTACGCCAAGATCCTCAAGAAGGTGACGGGCGAGTCCCCGGCCGTGGTCCTCTCCGACGAGAAGGCGGCGTCGAAGAAGATCGACAAGTTCAGCCAGGACGAATCGCGCTGGATGGTCGCGGTGCGCATGGTGTCGGAGGGCGTCGACGTCCCGCGCCTCGCGGTCGGCGTGTACGCCACGACCATCTCGACGCCGCTCTTCTTCGCCCAGGCCGTAGGCCGTTTCGTACGGTCGCGGCGGCGGGGCGAGACCGCCTCCGTCTTCGTGCCGACCATCCCGATGCTCCTCGACTTCGCGAACGAGATGGAGGTCGAGCGCGACCACGTGCTCGACAAGCCCAAGAAGGGCAGCGACGAGGAGAACCCGTTCGCCGAGGAGGACCAGCTCCTCGCGGACGCGGAGAAGCTGGAGGACGAGGAGACCGAGGAGCAGCTGCCCTTCGAGGCGCTGGAGTCCGACGCGGTCTTCGACCGGGTGCTGTACGACGGCGCGGAATTCGGCATGCAGGCGCACCCGGGCAGCGAGGAGGAGCAGGACTATCTGGGCATCCCGGGCCTCCTCGAACCCGACCAGGTGCAGCTGCTGCTCCAGAAGCGGCAGACCCGGCAGATCGCGCACAGCAGGCAGAAGCCGGCGGAGGAGGCGGACCTGCTGGAGAAGGCGGCCGAGAACCGGCCCGTCGTCACGCACAAGAAGCTGCTGGAGCTGCGCAAGCAGCTCAACACGATGGTGTCGGCCTACACCCACCAGAGCGGCAAGCCGCACGGGGTGATCCACACCGAGCTGCGGAGGGTGTGCGGCGGCCCGCCCAGCGCGGAGGCGACGGCCGGGCAGATCCAGGACCGGATCAAGAAGGTCCAGGAGTGGGCCACCCGGATGCGATGA
- a CDS encoding Arc family DNA-binding protein, protein MAGLNLRFTEEELDALRARAEAEGRSMQSFAHDAVITAINEHSRLFNEAADHVLKVSEELNRRLA, encoded by the coding sequence ATGGCTGGTCTGAATCTGAGGTTTACCGAGGAAGAGCTCGACGCCCTGCGCGCGCGTGCGGAGGCGGAGGGGCGAAGCATGCAGTCCTTCGCTCACGATGCGGTGATCACTGCCATAAACGAACACTCGCGCCTCTTCAACGAGGCAGCGGATCATGTGCTGAAGGTCAGTGAGGAGCTGAACCGGAGGCTGGCCTGA
- a CDS encoding S16 family serine protease, with product MAIRLSRPRVLALCALPVLALFGTAAFAPLPFTVAQPGTTADVLGDDKGTPVITVKGAPTHPTDGKLLMTTILATSPTADVGIGDVVDSWFRTDRAVMPRDSVYPTGDSEKEIERHNLQDMEESQNVAVDAALNYLDMKPGSVDVTLHLADVGGPSAGLFFSLGIIDKLSDNGSGGNLTGGRTIAGTGTIEADGTVGPVGGVSLKTQAARRDGATVFLVPKAECKQAKAERPDGLRLISVTTLESAVSSLRALDQGGKVPGC from the coding sequence GTGGCCATTCGTCTCTCCCGCCCCCGCGTTCTCGCCCTCTGCGCGCTGCCCGTCCTCGCACTGTTCGGCACGGCCGCCTTCGCGCCGCTGCCGTTCACCGTGGCGCAGCCCGGCACCACCGCGGACGTCCTCGGGGACGACAAGGGGACACCGGTCATCACGGTCAAGGGCGCGCCGACCCACCCCACCGACGGCAAGCTGCTGATGACCACGATCCTCGCGACGTCGCCGACGGCCGACGTCGGCATCGGGGACGTGGTGGACAGCTGGTTCAGGACGGACCGGGCGGTCATGCCCCGGGACTCCGTCTATCCGACCGGCGACTCCGAGAAGGAGATCGAGCGGCACAACCTCCAGGACATGGAGGAGTCGCAGAACGTCGCCGTCGACGCGGCCCTGAACTACCTGGACATGAAGCCGGGTTCGGTGGACGTCACCCTGCACCTCGCCGATGTCGGCGGGCCGAGCGCGGGCCTGTTCTTCTCCCTCGGCATCATCGACAAGCTCTCCGACAACGGCTCCGGAGGCAATCTGACCGGCGGCCGCACCATCGCCGGTACGGGGACGATCGAGGCCGACGGCACGGTCGGCCCGGTCGGCGGGGTCAGCCTCAAGACGCAGGCCGCCCGGCGGGACGGCGCGACCGTCTTCCTGGTGCCGAAGGCCGAGTGCAAGCAGGCGAAGGCCGAGCGGCCCGACGGGCTGCGGCTGATCTCCGTCACGACGCTGGAGAGCGCGGTGTCCTCGCTACGGGCGCTGGACCAGGGGGGCAAGGTTCCGGGCTGCTGA